Within the Glycine soja cultivar W05 chromosome 3, ASM419377v2, whole genome shotgun sequence genome, the region taataatttgcaTTAAGCCTAATTTTGCAGCTACATGCTTATGAATGGCGTGGCGCGAGCTTGGAAAGAAGGTGAGTTGACTTTTATATGCATATGGCATATGTTCTTTTCATTGCAAATTTGTATCAAATATGATAATTATCCAGTTTGTAGGTGATTGAACTTTTCCCGTAAAAAGTATTATGTCGTAGCTCATTCAGTTGCTGATAATGTTCTTTATGTTATCTGAATGCAgagaatatatatgaattttactAGAGCTTTGTCGACAACACCATTTAGACATGTGGCAGGATCAAATTTTGCATCCATCTTTACTGTGCAATCTGTTTGTGCATCAGCAAGATGTGTGCCGGGTAATAGACATGCTTTGTGCTTTTAATATTGTATTTTGTGCTCTTATTATACATTACATACTTAGCTACTCAAATTCTTTTAACTACATTATGCAGATTTCATCAACCAATCATCTCTGGGAGTGGCTGGTTTTGGCAGGGAGACTAAAGAATGTGGAATACGGTAAAATAGTATTCAATTTTCAAGTTTCAAAATGAACCATTGATAGCATTACAGCTTAGGTGATATAAGGATGATAACAAAGTATGGCCCATGCATAGTGGATTTGAATAGTACTCAACTTTTTTGTAAAAGTTGCTTAAGTGAAAAAGAAATGGCATAGAGATAAGGTGTTTTGATTACATTTGTAGGTGCTTCCATGCTAGTTCACAAGTCTGGGCGAGAAGTGATGGACCATTAGGTTTGCAAACTGCAAAGAGGATATATGTGAAAAGAGGTGGTAGAAACCAGCTACCTGCTGGAGCTCCTTATGCCCGTCGTAATGTCCCAGCTACCAAATGTAATCCTGATAAAACAATAGAAATATTTGAAGGCATGACCCTTGTTGAACTGGCAAAGCGCACTGGAAGATCAGTATCTTCTTTGCAGGATATCCTCACTAATGTTGGCGAAAAGGTTCAATCAGAGTTTGAGCTTCTCAGCATGGATATCGCTGAACTTGTGACAATGGTATTTTCCCCCTCTTTGTCACAAATGACATTAAACCAGTGAATATTAGGAACTTGTACCTACTACCTTCGTTTGATCCCAATACTTGTTTGTTTGTTCTTGTCATTTGTAAATGGCAGGTTGttatgaagaaattaaaaatagctCTTGTTTTACTTATTCTTCACTTCAAGTATATGAGATTTGAAGCTAGCTTTCAGAATTTTTTagtgttttgaattttgaaataaaacctACAAGACTTATTGTGAAGTTTTGATGGATCTATGGAGCTTGATGAGATGTTTTTCCTGAAATTAGTTGGTATTTGGCTGTCTCGTTGATAGTATGCTCTATGCATAGAAAGATTAGGGGAAGAAAAGTAACTGAGAAGACTAGGCCTAAAGTATGAGTAGGTAGGtttggataaatattttatttaaaaccattgTTGAAGTATTATATAAGGTATTCTTAcaagtttttatttgtttgcattCATTCTGAGTCATTACCTCAAAAGCTTCACCCTCCACCCTCCTTTTTCCCCTCTAAATTTGCCACGTGATGAACATTTGTTTCTCTttgttgctatttttttttccactgaATTAGTTTATTGCTGGTGCAGGAGGCTGGCATCAATGTTAAGAGGCTACATTCAGCTGAAGGTGCAGAAATTTTACCACGTCCTGCAGTTGTAACAGTGATGGGCCATGTTGATCATGGCAAAACTTCTCTTCTTGATGCCTTGCGTCAAACTTCAGTGGCAGCCAAGGAGGCTGGTGGCATAACTCAACATATAGGTGCTTTTGTGGTGGTCATGCCGTCAGGAGCATCAATCACATTTCTTGATACTCCTGGTCATGCTGCATTTAGTGCAATGCGGGCAAGAGGTGCAGCAGTTACAGATATAGTGGTGCTGGTTGTTGCTGCAGATGATGGTGTGATGCCTCAAACACTTGAAGCCATGTCCCATGCAAAAGCAGCTAATGTACCAATTGTAGTTGCAATTAACAAATGTGATAAACCAGGTGCAAATTCTGAAAAAGTTAAAATGCAGCTTGCTTCAGAGGGCTTGCTTCTGGAGGAGATGGGTGGGGATGTTCAGGTTGTCGAGGTTTCAGCAACTGAAAAAATTGGACTGGATAACCTAGAAGAAGCTTTACTACTTCAGGCTGATATGATGGATCTTAAAGCACGAATTGATGGGCCTGCTCAAGCATATGTGGTGGAAGCAAGACTCGACAAAGGACGGGGTCCATTGGTAACTACTATAGTGAAGGCAGGGACTCTAGTTTGTGGTCAGCATGTGGTTGTAGGCTCACAATGGGGAAGAATAAGGGCTATTAAAGATATGGCAGGGAAGTTAACTCGACGAGCAACACCTGCTATGCCTGTTGAGATTGAAGGGCTTCGAGGGCTGCCAATGGCTGGTGATGATGTTATTGTTGTTCATTCTGAGGAGCGAGCTAGAATGCTTAGTTCTGGTAGGCAAAGGAAATATGAGGAGAACAGGCTTAGGAATAAGATGATACAGGACAAGCCAACTACTTCAGATGATTCCAAGGAGGTTCCGCAGTGGGTTGAAATGCCAGTAATAGTAAAAGCAGATGTTCAGGGAACTGTTCAAGCTGTCACTGATGCATTGAAAACTTTAAATAGTGCTCAGGTTTGTGAAGATTATAGTTATAGTAAACTTTTCTTTTTGCATACACATGCATGCTTGATCACAGGCAAGGAAAACAGTTTGTGTTAGAGATGTAAAAGTTTCACCTTTTACCcttttggtatcagagcctttttatcaagtgattggTACCttcttgttgttttctttttcctaaaCTCTAACAACTTAAATTTATTAGAAGGTAATGTGAGTTAGTCAGTTTATGCTTTGTCCAAAGTGCATGCATCTAACTGATTAAGGTTTCAAGtgaaatgcttttatttaaaagaaatgttTGATTACTTGATATAACAGTTATGAATGCTTTTGAGTAATCCATTTAATAAAGGTTTATATGGTGGCCTGATGAAAATGACATGTGGAAAGGTATTTGCTTGAGTGATcagtattgaaaaaaaaaatgcaatcacTAGTCAGTTCCTGTTCATCACATTCACTATATATCTTGGACAACTGAGAATTGTTTGCTTTTAATTATTACCGGGTGTGGCATACATGTGAGCCAGCTTTGTGACACTCACGTACTATAAGTTGTTATGAACTTTTAATTTTGCGTTGTACTAACATTTACTATTTGTTGCTAACACATTATATATTGCTAGGTTTTCGTAAATGTTGTCCATGTTGGCGCTGGGCCTATTTCTCAATCTGATCTAGACTTAGCACAAGCTTGTGGTGCTTGCATAGTTGGATTCAATGTAAAAAGTCCACCTACTGCTCTTAGTCAGGAAGCAGCTCGTGCCGGTATCAAGGTATTAACTTTTTAAAGCTTATGCTCATATTTAACTACATTGTGGTTATGCTTAAGATTCTGTGAGATGAAACTCTGACTtccttttaacatccatttggttTGGTTATATAGATAGTTCTGCACCGTGTAATTTACCACCTCTTGGAAGACATAGGCAATTTGATAATAGAGAGGGCCCCTGGGACTTCTGAAACCCATGTTGCTGGGCAAGCAGAAGTGCTGAATATCTTTGAAATCAAAGGGAGCAAGTCCAAGGGGCCTGATGTTAAGATAGCGGGTTGTCGTGTTATCGATGGTTCTGTGACAAGATCAGCAACCCTGAGGCTTCTTAGGAGTGGGGAAGTTGTGTTTGAAGGACTTTGTACATCGCTTAAGCGGGAGAAACAGGATGTGGATTCTGTGAAAAAGGGAACTGAGTGTGGAGTAGTAATCAATAATTGGTGTGATTTCCAGATTGGAGACGTTATTCAGTGCTTGGAACAGGTCATAAGGAAGCCCAAGTTCATTAAGTCAGAGAGTGGTGCTGTTCGAATCGAGTGCTGATCAAGTTAGTTGATGATTCTTCAAcgcacatttttttataacattacaCTGAGCCGACAAAATAACCTCGTATGGGTGGATTGTTAGAGTAAGTATATTTTGTTGCACTGAAAGAAAGTGTAATTAAATTTTGAGCACTATTTGAAACGCCTAGTAGTTATTTTTTGACATGTGCTTTGCAAGAACAATAGTCAGTGTATTAGAATTATAAGTTACACCCACCTTCAGTTTTATAAttccttaaattaaaaaaaaacttttattgtaattatgaaaataataatgagaccataaataataataataataaggagATTCCTAAATGGATAAAATGTCATAAAATTTCcagaaataaacaaaattttgtaGTCATTTTTGTTGTAAAGCTTGACAAATTTGTTGGATGATAATTGGTCAGGCAAATGTTTTTTCTATAAAAGTTTGCAATGCAAATGTTAACCAGTGGATTGAGAAAGTATTTTATTTGGATACAAAAAAATGTATTctcttatgattttaaaaagcatttttattgattaattctTTAGCTATtgcctttttaaaaaaagatccTTAACCAGTGCCTTATTGGTTAAtaagaatttgattttatttttttttgtaaaatttcctTGATAATCATTTTTTATCAACAATCAACGATAACTATCTATCATAAGTGAAATTAGTAGTATTGAcataataagttaaaaaatactcataatttctaattcaaaaaagaatgaatagagttcaaatataattttttcttattgtttcaaaattttcaatcacGCCCCAAATTAGGTCGATTTCTTTGGTAGGTGGTCACAAAATTTTTTACGTGCCAACTTCATTTTGATTGATTCACTATGTTGTTCTATTTTGATTGGTTAGTCATAATTTTCCctctatgtaaaaaaatttgtaatgtgatctccttttttaatttttggcctTTATGATGAGGTGGACGCGGATGGTTGTTTCACAGGATTGAGCAATTGGTTTGGTCCCAAAAGCAATAATGTGTCAGAGAGACCACATAAAATCAATATCAAGACGAAACTAACCAAAAATAACACTAAACTGAAAGATAAAGCTGCCACCGTCAGGGGTGGGTCTAATGACGAAACagacccaaaataaaatttttaaaaataa harbors:
- the LOC114407502 gene encoding uncharacterized protein LOC114407502 is translated as MAWRELGKKRIYMNFTRALSTTPFRHVAGSNFASIFTVQSVCASARCVPDFINQSSLGVAGFGRETKECGIRCFHASSQVWARSDGPLGLQTAKRIYVKRGGRNQLPAGAPYARRNVPATKCNPDKTIEIFEGMTLVELAKRTGRSVSSLQDILTNVGEKVQSEFELLSMDIAELVTMEAGINVKRLHSAEGAEILPRPAVVTVMGHVDHGKTSLLDALRQTSVAAKEAGGITQHIGAFVVVMPSGASITFLDTPGHAAFSAMRARGAAVTDIVVLVVAADDGVMPQTLEAMSHAKAANVPIVVAINKCDKPGANSEKVKMQLASEGLLLEEMGGDVQVVEVSATEKIGLDNLEEALLLQADMMDLKARIDGPAQAYVVEARLDKGRGPLVTTIVKAGTLVCGQHVVVGSQWGRIRAIKDMAGKLTRRATPAMPVEIEGLRGLPMAGDDVIVVHSEERARMLSSGRQRKYEENRLRNKMIQDKPTTSDDSKEVPQWVEMPVIVKADVQGTVQAVTDALKTLNSAQVFVNVVHVGAGPISQSDLDLAQACGACIVGFNVKSPPTALSQEAARAGIKIVLHRVIYHLLEDIGNLIIERAPGTSETHVAGQAEVLNIFEIKGSKSKGPDVKIAGCRVIDGSVTRSATLRLLRSGEVVFEGLCTSLKREKQDVDSVKKGTECGVVINNWCDFQIGDVIQCLEQVIRKPKFIKSESGAVRIEC